A window of Miscanthus floridulus cultivar M001 chromosome 12, ASM1932011v1, whole genome shotgun sequence genomic DNA:
caaGTTTTCATGTGCATCTCTAAAATCAcgccgtggcgttagcacggggCACTATACTAGTATACTTTATAATCTCAGACAGAGCCTTCGCTGAGTATCGCAAGAAGAGAAAGGTGCATAGATCTTTCTAAGGAGATGTCACAATAGATCGTAAGGACATGTTTATCCTATCACAATCGTCAGCCAAAAACCAGTGCAGGTACTAAGTGATGCGCGCAATGCACCAGTACACCGACGATGATTTATCGGCTGGAGAAATTGTAGTGTGTATACTTTACATTCCATATAAATTCATTAATTCAATAAAAGAGACTATGGGATCTAATTTGACGACCCTAATTAATTAAGTCTTTGCTTCTAGCTAGGATTTTTATGTTTCTAATGGTATGTAAATCTCTCCTATTATATTCAATTTAGAAACTGTGATTTTGACAACCTTGCCTACTGTTGCCTTTTAGGCTGAATCACGTTTTGAGTTGAGGCAAAATTGTCTCAATCATTTGTTGTTCattttttcttatttttgttTTAAATTGCATTTTCAGGAGCACCATTGTATTGATTTGTTTTCAGTAATGCATTGTTATAATGATGTTAATCTCCAAAAATTACGGTATCATTTCCATTGCAAATGTAAATATTTTATCTCTGTTTATTGGAATACATATAGTACGTGGCCTACAAAACATGTTATCTTGTGAACATTTTTGGATTCCAATGCAATGCACTTGCATTCGCCTCATTTATTATTCCTTGAGTGACCTCGTGACGGTTGCAAGGAATGGATAATCCTCATGGATGGCTCAACGGCAAAGATAGTGCTAATTAAAGGATGCACAGTATTTAGTTTTTCTTGACTTCTCATAACACATAATAAGCAATCATATATAGCCTAGACCACAATGAGATAAGTGTAAAATTTATTTCGTAGAGTATATATCGCTCCAAAAGACAAGCAATATAATTTATTTTGCAGAAGCCTCGGTGATCGCTGCATGGGAGATCTAGAAGATGTGAAACGACAAGGTGTTCCAAAGAAGAGAGCCGTGCCAAGCCGCCAGGTGGCTTTGTAATTTCAAAAAATCAATGTTTTACTCAGTCGGTTAGGTTCAAGGCAGATCTTAGGTCAGCCTTTTGCTTTTGGTTAGATGCTTTCAGTTAATTCCCTCTGAAGTTTTTGTACTTCCTTTAATTTATAAAAAGTTTTCACCACTGTGAGGATCTCTTCCACAGTTTTTGCCGTCAAAAAATATAATAATTTATTTTAACCATGGAAACACAGGAACACTGTACTAGTAATTTATTCAATCACGTACAAGTCTGTAATAACACGAACATCAGAACATGTTTGTACCTGATCGACAGAACATTGTGCATGACATGCATGCTTGACACATCTACGAGCACAGTGCGAGAGCCCGTGCGAGCAGACCAACAtattacatatatatagagagagagatccAACGATACGGGATGAGAGGATGGTATGTGTGTGGACGCGTTATTAACTTGGTTACTCGATCGATGCAGTGGCCAGGCGGAACACAGTGACCCTTATTCGATCAGCGGGCAGGAGAGGCCGATAGGAGGCACATCCTTGCCGCTGAGGAGGAGGCCCAAGCTGAGGGGCACGTACAAGTTGACGATGCCGGGAATGACACGGGCCCTGATGGCAGTGCACACGCGGGTGGCGTCATCCAAGCGGGTCAGGCCCCAGAGCAGCGGGCAGCACTGCTTGTCCTCTGGCCTCGGGATGAACGGTCCCAAACCCAGCTTGATCCTGACAAGGCCGTTCATCAGGTTGGCACACATTCGCAGCTTCAATGCATCGATCGGGCAGGAGGTGTCGTTCCtggctggtggcggtggtggggtACTGAGAACGGTCAGCAGCGGAGTGCTAGGCACGGTCGGTGGTGGCGGTGTGCTAGGAACAGTTGGCGGTTGGGTGCTTGGGACAGTGGGCGGCGGAGTGCTGGGTACAGTTGGCGGTGGTGGTGTCCCTGGGACAGTTGGTGGTGGGTTGCTCGGTGGTGGAGTGCTTGGGacggtgggtggtggtggtgtgttggGGACGGTTGGCGGTGGGTTGCTTGGTGGTGGGGTGCCCAGGATGGTGGGTGGCGGAATGTTGGGCAGGGTCTGTGGTGGAGGGTTGCTAGGTATGGTCGACGGTGGGGTGCTGGGCACTGTGGGCGGTGGAGTGCTGGGCacggtcggtggtggtggtgtgctAGGGACGGTGGGCGGCGGAGTGCTTGGCATGGTCGACGGTGGTGGTGTGCTAGGGACATTTTGTGGTGGAGTGCCAGGCACGGTCGGCGGAGGCACTTTGGGTGGCGGGGTGCTGGGAATGGTGGGGGGTGGAGTGCTAGGTACGGCCAGTGGTGATGGGGTGTTTGGGACAGTGGGAGGTGGAGTGTCGGGCACGATCGGTGGTGGCGGTGCATTAGGGGCCGTCGGTGGTGGGGTGCTAGGCACagtcggcggtggcggcgtgctTGGGATTGTGGGCGGTGGAGAGTTGGGCACGGTTGGCGGTGGAGGGGTGCTGGGTACAGTCGACGGTGGGGTGTTTGGTGGCGGGGTGCTGGGACTGTTGGAGGTGGAGTGCTTGGCacggtcggtggtggtggtgtacTAGGGACAGTGGGCGGCAAAGTGCTAGGAACAGTTGATGGTGGCGGTGTGCTAGGGACAGTGGGTGGCGGAGTGCTAGGCACACTTGGCGGAGGCACTGTGGGTGGTCGTGTGATTGGAGTGGTGGGGGTGGAGTGCTAGGCATAGTCGGTGACGGCGGGGTGTTTGGGATAGTGGGAGGTGAAGTGCTGGGCACGGCCGGTGGTGGGGTGCTAGGCACAGTCAGTGGTGGCGGTGTGCTTGGGACCATGGGTGGTGGAGTGTTGGGCACGGTTGGTAGTGGTGGTGTGTTTGGGACGGTCGGAGGTGGGGTGCTTGGAACGGTAGGTGGTGGAGTGCTGGGCACGGTCAGTGGCAGCGTGGTGGGCACGgtgggtggtggcggtggtgtgcTTGGGACAATGGGCAGTGGCGTGTTGGGCACGCCCGGTGGTGGTGCGGTACTTGGAGTGGTAGGCGGTGGAGTGCCGGGCACAGTCAGTGGTGGTGGTGTGCTAGGGATGGTCGGGGGTGGCGGTTTCTAGGGTGGAGGTGGACGAACTTTATTGGTAGCCGCTAAGGAGACTGCCATTAGGGCAACCAACAGACACAGAGCGAGCTGGGACGCTGCTATGGTGACCTAGCTCGCTATCTCGATCAGTCGATCATAGATGTGTGTTGGGATGGTTTCCATGGAGTGGCACCTGGAGTGGTATTTAATATAGCCCCTGCTATCGATCATGCAAGCTCTCGATGCATGCATGTGATGCACGCGTACGTTGTACGTACTACGTCTTTGTTTGGCCTCTGCATGGGTGTGCGAGTTGTTAATTTATCTGTGTTTGCTAGCCAGCTACCGTCGTACGAAAGGAACAAGAAATCTATGCGTCCTTGTGGGCAAATGCACTTGTAGGTAAAGTTAAATGTGCCGCATATAGCAGCTAGCTAATCCATGTTGTCGATGCATCATCTACCGATCTACGTACGCAGCAACGCCATGCAATTGTAGGGTCAACTGGTCAAGGTGCAGATGCATTCACTGCGTAGACTCTAGACTGAACTTTCAAAGTTACGGGTAAAGCAGTACAACACCTGATCAAATATTCTATCAGTGCCGGGACAATATCTCCTCTGCAGGCCTATTCGGCTGgcattaaagccggctgataagctgttttgttgtaagaaaaaaaatattatagattctagctgataagttcaaacgaacagacccagaatctacagtatttttctctcacaacaaaacagttaTAGCCGGCTTTAATGTCAGCTATACTccatctgcatgcatgcatgcacctgAAAGTCAGTCGGTCCCGAAGACCATGCCAACTATATTAGCTCATTATGGGATCTGTTCGGCACATCTTAGCTGTTTTGGAAAATATGTTTAGCAAAATAGTTTCACAATAACTCATGAGGGAGAGAGTTAGGATAAGTTACTATTTTCAGCCAACTAATGTCTTTACGAGAGTTGGAGAAAAACAGCTTCACCTATAAAACTGTTTTGAAAATAAGTGTttggcaaaaacaaaaaaaactgctTATGAAGCTATTGTGGGCTATGCTAAACAGGCACATATGTAGCGATTTTGTAATAATATATCAACATATGTATATTTGTATTTATAAATTCGCCATGAATACACACACAAGCATGCACGCAGATCCGGAGCGGCACCGATCCAGAAGTTGGGTAGTGGGTGTGGTCTCGTCATCTCCTGCGACCACGATGGCCCGTGCGCACGCGTGATTATGTGAACTCCCATCCGGCCGTGACATCCATGCATGAACAAATGTACTCCGTATAGCGCGCACGTGGTCCACCCAAAAACCATGACTGTATATAGACTCAACATTGATTTCCCGCCCGCGGATCGGAAATCAATGTCACCTCATCACCTGAGAATGATGGCTGACGATGAACGGGCTCGTGAACAAATGTGTGCTTGCCATTTCTAGCTAAACTCATGTTTAGTTCCTCTAAAGTTTAGTCCTTATCACATTATATCGGATGTTTGAtatatacatagagtattaaatatagactaaaaaaataactaattgcacagcatgcgactaatttacgagacaaattttttaagcctaattagaccatgacTGGACAATGTGTTACTGACggcttaattagacttaataaattcatctcgcggattactaaggacttctgtaatttgttttattattactatatgAACACTCTCATGtgacacccctaaactttagcTCTGGGTGTTGCTCAAATAAGTGCAGCGCTCCCAAGAAAGGTGGCAGAGACCagtacttgtatttgtttgtttaTCTATATGATGAAGTTAGTTTGTGGCTTTATCTTCTCGTGAATCATCGCATGATATACTGCCTCTGTTCTAGAAACAATACAATTCTATAATATTGTTCCGTAAAACCTTTTTTAAGTTCGATAAAATTTGTATAAAAATGCTAATATTTAACATACTAAATATGCAGACATTTTCATAAATGACATACTAATGCCTACGTGAattcataaatattgatactgtTTCTATAAACTTATTAGTCGAAGTTAGGACGAAGATTAAGGGAGTACATATGTACACATGTCCGACACCACACGTGTGCAGTTCTATAAATCGATAGGTTTCAACAATCTAGACATGCCTTAGGCCGATAACACCTATAGTTCCTTTTAAGGGTGTGTTTATTTTGAGGGCAAATTTGGTTGGGATATGATCATTCATGGACTCTAGGATACAATCATGCTGCTTATTTGGTTGAATGGATAGGATGAGCAATTTTTTTGGTTGGATGGGTTAGAGTGGATGGAATTAGAATAATTGACTAATTGTACCgtttatttaaaaataataagtTAATAACAACAAACCATACACTAATAAACACTCCGATCCCTTCGTTCTGTTTTATAAGACATGGTTTGGAATGGCACGATCTTCTAAATTACACTTTGACCATTCATTTACATTACAATATATTGTTTATGCTTATAAATTTATGACTAGGATAGTGCAATTGCTTACAAATCCAACCGGTGTCAGGTTTGTATTGTACCAGTTAAAAATTATTAGCTAAATTATTGGTCAAATATTATAAAATTTGAATCTTGATATAGCGTGTGTGTCTTATAAAAGGGAACAAAAGTAGTACACACAAACTCTAATTTTGTCATGAATTActaattacaaataaatatgttaACTAGCACTACTGCTACCCTAATTAGCACACAA
This region includes:
- the LOC136495742 gene encoding 36.4 kDa proline-rich protein-like translates to MPSTPPPTVPSTPPPPTVPSTPPPTVPSTPPSTIPSNPPPQTLPNIPPPTILGTPPPSNPPPTVPNTPPPPTVPSTPPPSNPPPTVPGTPPPPTVPSTPPPTVPSTQPPTVPSTPPPPTVPSTPLLTVLSTPPPPPARNDTSCPIDALKLRMCANLMNGLVRIKLGLGPFIPRPEDKQCCPLLWGLTRLDDATRVCTAIRARVIPGIVNLYVPLSLGLLLSGKDVPPIGLSCPLIE